Proteins encoded together in one Cicer arietinum cultivar CDC Frontier isolate Library 1 chromosome 4, Cicar.CDCFrontier_v2.0, whole genome shotgun sequence window:
- the LOC140920095 gene encoding uncharacterized protein — protein MKVCDDEDVELMFDVYAQWSQLGTIELYITFESGPTSQHNTINPSQPSTSNMPNPNYFPSQHYEPYSSQQISPYQPDEELGDYSENDETYFDESSGDSDDDDIDEDMEAEDQLIPPVFDPPFHMKNINLSTANQPTEFDHMFIDEVPNLDGTLEVGMKFQNKDECVYAIKRYHLKQSLNFVVQKSDLESYRKAWLGKNKAIEQIYGNWEKSYNLLPRWLLVMQTFAPRTIIKMETIPAYNEHGLINGMTIFHRLFWAYVPCISAFKFCKPIVQVDGTWLYGKYKGTLLVAVAQDGNDNIIPIAYALVEGETKEAWSFFLRNLRSHVTPQANICLISDRHESIKSAYNNLNNGWQHPPSKHVFCVRHIAQNFAREFKDNALKNKVISMGYSINESTYRYYRREIGIVNPEALKWLDNIPRQDWIQAFDGGSRWGQMTTNIVESMNAVLKEPRNLPITALVQSTYYKTGTLFPTMAKQHASILASGQIYTEKCMTFMKSEIRKSNSHRVDCFDRSNHTFMVHETVVPKEGRPIGHFSINLPNKWCDCGKYQAKHMPCSHVIAACSSIKYDYWSLISEVYKVETVLKVYSEAINSPSEMVQH, from the exons atGAAGGTTTGTGATGACGAAGATGTTgaactcatgtttgatgtttatgcaCAATGGTCACAACTTGGCACCATTGAGTTATACATTACATTTGAAAGTGGTCCTACTTCACAACACAACACTATTAACCCATCACAACCATCAACCTCAAACATGCCTAATCCCAACTATTtcccatcacaacactatgaaccatactcTAGCCAACAAATTAGCCCTTATCAACCCGAC GAAGAATTAGGTGATTATAGTGAAAATGATGAAACATACTTCGATGAATCATCTGGTGATTCTGACGATGATGATattgatgaagatatggaagCAGAAGATCAACTTATCCCACCTGTATTCGATCCACCATTCCACATGAAGAACATCAATCTATCCACCGCAAACCAACCAACTGAATTTGATCACATGTTCATTGACGAAGTCCCAAATTTAGATGGAACTCTTGaagttggaatgaagtttcagAACAAGGATGAATGTGTATATGCAATCAAGCGTTATCAtctaaaacaatcattgaactTTGTGGTGCAAAAATCAGATCTAGAAAG TTATAGAAAAGCTTGGTTGGGAAAAAATAAGGCAATCGAACAAATTTATGGCAATTGGGAAAAGTCTTACAATCTACTTCCACGATGGTTATTAGTTATGCAAACGTTTGCTCCAAGAACCATTATTAAAATGGAAACAATCCCAGCTTATAATGAACATGGTTTGATAAATGGGATGACAATCtttcatagactattttgggCTTACGTTCCATGCATATCTGCGtttaaattttgcaaaccaATTGTGCAAGTTGATGGAACTTGGTTATACGGAAAATATAAGGGAACTCTATTGGTAGCAGTTGCACAGGATGGGAACGACAATATCATTCCAATTGCTTATGctcttgtggaaggtgagacaaaagaggcttggagtttctttttgagaaatttgagatcacacgtcactccacaagccaacatttgtttgatttcagatagacacgaatCTATCAAAAGTGCTTACAATAATCTCAATAATGGGTGGCAACATCCTCCGTCAAAGCATGTGTTTTGCGTCCGACATATTGCACAAAATTTTGCAAGGGAATTTAAGGATAATGCTTTGAAGAACAAGGTTATTTCTATGG GTTACTCAATCAATGAGTctacatatcgatactaccGCAGAGAAATTGGCATCGTAAACCCAGaagctttgaaatggttagacaatATACCGCGacaagattggattcaagcatTTGATGGAGGTAGCCGTTGGGGTCAGATGACCACCAACATTGTGGAGTCGATGAACGCAGTATTAAAAGAACCACGCAACCTTCCCATCACtgctttggtccaatcaacatattataaaacaggTACACTATTTCCAACCATGGCAAAACAACAcgcatcaattttagcttctggtcAGATATACACAGAAAAATGCATGACTTTTATGAAATCGGAAATACGTAAATCAAATAGTCATAGAGTCGATTGTTTTGATCGAAGCAACCACACTTTCATGGTCCACGAGACAGTAGTTCCAAAAGAagggcgaccaattggtcatttcagtATAAATCTTCCCAACAAGTGGTGCGATTGTGGaaaatatcaagctaaacatatgcctTGTTCACATGTGATAGCAGCATGTTCTAGCATCAAATATGATTATTGGAGCCTTATATCCGAAGTGTACAAGGTGGAAACAGTACTTAAAGTCTACAGTGAAGC GATTAATTCACCTTCAGAAATGGTTCAACATTGA